One genomic region from Nymphaea colorata isolate Beijing-Zhang1983 chromosome 10, ASM883128v2, whole genome shotgun sequence encodes:
- the LOC116261766 gene encoding dynamin-related protein 4C-like produces the protein MAKSCKEESKLAHMPHLASSYEKRIRPLLDAVDRLRRLNVMKEGIQLPTIVVVGDQSSGKSSVLESLAGISLPRGQGICTRVPLIMRLQSHQQEDPELTLEYQGKSVRSSEEDIADDIVAATEEVAGDGKSISNTPLTLVVRKRGMPDLTMIDLPGITRVPVHGQPEDIYEQIAGLIMEYISPKESIILNVLSATVDFPTCESIRMSQSVDKTGERTLAVVTKVDKSPEGLLEKVTSDDVNIGLGYVCVRNRVGDGESYADARRTEAELFRSHPLLSKIDKSIVGVPVLAQRLTQIQASILAKCLPDIVTKVNEKLNQNMAELNELPKCLSTVSDAMAAFMKIVGASKESLRKIILRGEYEEFPDEEDMHCTGRLAKMLDEYANDLRTNYGDEGLLPSKFLVEEMRVLVESQGMCLPNFLPRVAFLALLREKVRRVSNSPTQFINMVWSYLEAVVLRVFIMHSESYPQLQISVKRAVQSVMNKRRIFSVERVKEMVETEKIADYTCNPEYRSTWSSFISKQNELMDKVKGTLMGNTVEIEGCGVDIKHLRDKNPLLVEQAFDMKMRVVAYWKIVLMRLVDNVALHLLFALQKLVTEQLDAGIIDDLVGPHLGGIERMLEESPAIVNKRSQLSRSIELLREAKDALSFIGDRIAAPTKEVD, from the exons ATGGCCAAGTCTTGCAAGGAGGAGTCCAAACTCGCACATATGCCACACCTGGCTTCATCCTACGAGAAGCGGATCCGCCCGCTTTTGGATGCCGTCGACCGGCTCCGGCGATTGAACGTGATGAAGGAAGGCATCCAGCTGCCTACCATTGTGGTTGTGGGTGATCAGTCCAGCGGCAAGTCGAGCGTGCTAGAGTCGCTTGCAGGGATAAGCCTCCCCAGAGGACAAGGCATCTGCACCAGGGTGCCCCTCATCATGAGGCTGCAAAGTCACCAGCAAGAGGATCCGGAGCTAACCCTTGAATATCAAGGCAAGTCCGTCCGTTCCTCCGAAGAGGACATAGCAGATGACATCGTTGCGGCCACCGAAGAGGTTGCAGGCGATGGGAAGAGCATATCGAACACCCCCCTGACCTTGGTGGTGAGGAAGAGAGGCATGCCGGACCTCACCATGATCGACCTCCCTGGCATAACCAGAGTGCCTGTTCACGGCCAGCCGGAAGACATCTACGAGCAGATCGCTGGCTTGATCATGGAGTACATCAGCCCTAAGGAGAGCATCATACTCAACGTGCTTTCCGCCACTGTCGACTTCCCAACCTGTGAATCCATCCGCATGTCGCAGAGCGTCGACAAAACCGGCGAGAGGACCCTGGCTGTTGTCACCAAAGTGGACAAGTCGCCCGAAGGCCTTCTAGAGAAGGTGACTTCCGATGACGTGAATATTGGACTTGGTTACGTTTGTGTTAGAAATCGAGTCGGGGACGGAGAATCATATGCAGATGCGAGGAGGACAGAGGCAGAGCTTTTCAGAAGCCATCCTCTTTTGTCGAAGATCGATAAGTCGATCGTCGGCGTTCCTGTGTTGGCACAAAGGCTGACGCAGATTCAAGCTTCGATACTTGCGAAGTGCTTGCCGGACATCGTCACAAAGGTGAACGAGAAGCTTAACCAGAACATGGCGGAGCTGAACGAGCTCCCCAAATGCTTGAGTACAGTCTCCGATGCAATGGCGGCGTTCATGAAGATAGTTGGTGCGTCGAAGGAGTCGCTTCGAAAGATAATTTTAAGAG GGGAGTATGAGGAGTTTCCTGATGAGGAGGACATGCACTGTACGGGGCGGCTGGCGAAGATGCTGGACGAATATGCAAATGATCTGCGCACCAACTATGGTGATGAAGGGCTGCTGCCATCTAAATTTCTGGTGGAGGAGATGCGTGTGTTGGTGGAGTCGCAAGGAATGTGTCTCCCCAACTTCCTCCCTCGAGTGGCCTTCCTCGCCTTGCTGCGCGAGAAAGTTAGGCGTGTCTCCAATTCGCCGACCCAATTCATCAACATGGTGTGGAGCTATCTGGAAGCTGTGGTTCTTCGGGTGTTTATAATGCATTCCGAGTCCTATCCCCAGCTGCAGATCTCGGTGAAAAGGGCAGTTCAAAGTGTCATGAATAAGAGGAGGATTTTCTCTGTGGAGCGCGTAAAAGAGATGGTGGAGACGGAAAAGATCGCGGACTACACCTGCAATCCTGAATACAGGAGCACATGGTCGAGCTTCATAAGTAAACAAAATGAGTTGATGGACAAGGTGAAGGGAACTCTAATGGGAAACACTGTGGAAATTGAAGGGTGTGGAGTCGACATCAAGCACCTGAGGGACAAAAATCCTCTTCTAGTGGAACAGGCCTTCGATATGAAAATGAGGGTGGTGGCTTACTGGAAGATTGTTCTGATGAGGTTGGTTGATAATGTGGCACTGCATCTCCTCTTTGCCTTGCAAAAGCTGGTGACTGAGCAGCTAGACGCCGGCATCATCGACGACTTGGTTGGGCCTCACTTGGGAGGCATCGAGAGGATGCTCGAAGAATCGCCGGCGATTGTGAACAAGCGAAGTCAGCTTAGCCGCAGCATTGAATTGCTCCGGGAGGCGAAGGATGCACTATCATTCATAGGGGACCGCATTGCTGCTCCCACAAAGGAGGTGGACTGA
- the LOC126410436 gene encoding dynamin-related protein 4C-like, whose protein sequence is MPRFSAPCLAEPKLESMVHLASSYEKRIRPLLDAVDRLRRLNVMKEGIQLPTIVVVGDQSSGKSSVLESLAGISLPRGQGICTRVPLIMRLQNHQQEDPELTLEYQGKSVRSSEEDIADDIVVATEEVAGDGKSISNTPLTLVVRKRGMPDLTMIDLPGITRVPVHGQPEDIYEQIAGLIMEYISPNESIILNVLSATVDFPTCESIRMSQRVDKTGERTLAVVTKVDKSPEGLLEKVTSDDVNIGLGYVCVRNRVGDGESYAEARRTEAELFRSHPLLSKIDKSIVGVPVLAQRLTQIQASILAKCLPDIVTKVNDKLNQNMAELNELPKCLSTVSDAMAAFMKIVGASKESLRKIILRGEYEEFPDAEDMHCTGRLAKMLDEYANDLRTKYPDEGLLQSNFLVEEMRVLVESQGMCLPNFLPRVAFLFLLREKVRRVSNSPTQFINKVWSYLETVVLRVFMMHSESYPQVQISVKRAAQSVMNKMRAFSVERVREMVETEKIADYTCNPLYRSTWSSFISRTDEFMDKVKFGQKGNTLEFEGCFVDIKHLREKNHLLVEQAFDMKMRVVAYWKIVLMRLVDNVALHLLFALQKLVTEQLDAGIIDELVGPHLGGIERMLEESPAIVNKRSQLSRSIELLREAKDALSFIGDRIAAPTKEED, encoded by the exons ATGCCCAGGTTCTCTGCTCCTTGTCTGGCGGAGCCCAAACTCGAATCTATGGTACACCTGGCCTCTTCTTACGAGAAGCGGATCCGCCCGCTTCTGGATGCCGTCGACCGGCTTCGGCGATTGAATGTGATGAAGGAAGGCATCCAGCTGCCTACCATTGTTGTTGTGGGTGATCAGTCCAGCGGCAAGTCGAGCGTGCTAGAGTCGCTTGCAGGAATAAGCCTCCCCAGAGGACAAGGCATCTGCACCAGGGTGCCCCTCATCATGAGGCTACAAAATCACCAGCAAGAGGATCCGGAGCTAACCCTTGAATATCAAGGCAAGTCCGTCCGTTCCTCCGAAGAGGACATAGCAGATGACATCGTTGTGGCCACCGAAGAGGTTGCAGGCGATGGGAAGAGCATATCGAACACCCCCCTGACCTTGGTGGTGAGGAAGAGAGGCATGCCGGACCTCACCATGATCGACCTCCCTGGCATAACCAGAGTGCCTGTTCACGGCCAGCCGGAAGACATCTACGAGCAGATCGCTGGGTTGATCATGGAGTACATCAGCCCTAATGAGAGCATAATTTTAAATGTGCTTTCCGCCACTGTCGACTTCCCAACCTGTGAATCCATCCGCATGTCGCAGCGCGTCGACAAAACCGGCGAAAGGACTCTTGCGGTCGTCACCAAAGTGGACAAGTCGCCGGAAGGCCTGCTAGAGAAAGTCACTTCCGATGACGTGAACATTGGACTCGGTTATGTTTGTGTTAGAAATCGAGTCGGGGACGGGGAATCATATGCAGAGGCGAGGAGGACAGAGGCAGAGCTTTTCAGAAGCCATCCTCTTTTGTCGAAGATCGATAAGTCGATCGTCGGTGTTCCTGTGTTGGCACAAAGGCTGACGCAGATTCAGGCTTCTATACTAGCCAAGTGCTTGCCGGACATCGTCACCAAGGTGAACGACAAGCTCAACCAAAATATGGCGGAGCTGAACGAGCTCCCCAAATGCTTGAGTACCGTCTCCGATGCAATGGCGGCGTTCATGAAAATAGTTGGTGCCTCGAAGGAGTCGCTACGGAAGATAATTTTAAGAG GGGAGTATGAGGAGTTTCCTGATGCGGAGGACATGCACTGTACGGGGCGGCTGGCCAAGATGCTGGACGAATATGCAAATGATCTGCGCACCAAGTATCCTGATGAAGGGCTGCTGCAATCTAATTTTCTGGTGGAGGAGATGCGTGTGTTGGTGGAGTCGCAAGGAATGTGTCTCCCCAACTTCCTCCCTCGAGTGGCCTTCCTCTTCTTGCTGCGCGAGAAAGTTAGGCGTGTCTCCAATTCGCCGACCCAATTCATCAACAAGGTGTGGAGCTATCTGGAAACTGTGGTTCTTCGAGTGTTCATGATGCATTCCGAGTCCTACCCTCAGGTGCAGATCTCAGTGAAAAGGGCAGCTCAAAGTGTCATGAATAAGATGAGAGCTTTTTCTGTGGAGCGCGTAAGGGAGATGGTGGAGACAGAAAAGATCGCTGACTACACCTGCAATCCTTTATACAGGAGCACATGGTCGAGCTTTATAAGCAGAACGGACGAATTCATGGACAAGGTGAAGTTCGGGCAAAAGGGGAACACTCTGGAATTTGAAGGGTGTTTTGTTGACATCAAGCACCTGAGGGAGAAAAACCATCTGCTAGTGGAACAGGCCTTCGATATGAAGATGAGGGTGGTGGCTTACTGGAAGATTGTTCTGATGAGGTTGGTTGATAATGTGGCACTGCATCTCCTCTTTGCCTTGCAAAAGCTGGTGACTGAGCAGCTAGACGCCGGCATCATCGATGAGTTGGTTGGGCCTCACTTGGGAGGCATCGAGAGGATGCTCGAAGAATCGCCGGCGATTGTGAACAAGCGAAGTCAGCTTAGCCGCAGCATTGAATTACTCCGGGAGGCGAAGGATGCACTATCATTCATAGGGGACCGCATTGCTGCTCCCACAAAGGAGGAGGACTGA